cggagaatttcacctggatggcacgttccaaagcaaaaaacgcttccaagaagaaatgtgccctTGCTGCAATCagttccaggcgatgccgaaaaagagcagcaaatccgagtgcaaaaaggccaacccaaagatctggtggaatcgccaaaatagaaaagttttcttgttcgggagggtcctataagttggtctccacagcaagaagcgttcagctgcatcgaagctactctgcttcgagctgtgccttagggtgacgatgctcggttgcgccaagtcccggattcccacccgttgcccttcaaaaacggtagttcgagactaaacccgcattgggagcttgaatttcgtttcggtttgttagcaaaattttcttccccgattcatctgaaaacggaaataggtactcgaggtatttgcgaggaataaacgttcaaaataacggaaccttcaagctggggtaactgcagtctagcagcagcaaacatagaccacCCAGAATCAGCtggtattgcagttatcatcagagccagacACGAATCTAcgaagcaaaataaatctgaaatcttcacaattcaacatagtatataaattcatgctaaaattttcatattatttaaaagataatgatcaactaaagtaaatttcatttcaattttcgaagtcaaacgaaaacaaataccagctgtaatggatttttgacagcttgatgttttctgttgacactgccgatttcacgtacaccaacaaaggtgggtgcgaaactcgattcatgctcgttttcagcttgGAAGGTGCAatactttcgggtggtgaaaacaaatacggtataattgtcccgtctcatctgtacacgctcagcaagtgtgcgtaagaaatgtcaaaaacaactctattctGCTTCACAGTAAATTCAGTTTTACCGTTATGAGCTATTATAACGGTTAACGGTAACACGGAGCTAttataatataaaaaagtacttgtaatAAAAGAGATTTGTTTGAATGTCACTGTTGCATCGACTAGAAGGGCCTCATCATGTTTAAACCAAtatcaattatcaattcaacaaaatatcgttaaaatttaagagaaaaggatttttttaatatattgcaAAATATTAGGGGAAATTGAGACAATTAGGACTttattacttacttacttaatgatcccgcgccgatcctccggtgcatagggccgtggtaaaagacctccactgttgacgatccggagccagcgtcttcacctggtcccagtcaagattctcgtcgacagttcggatttcagcggctaggcttcgccgccacgaatttctgggtctgcctcttcttcgatgaccttctggattccaatctagcgcctctctgcaaatctcgttttcatctcttcgcagcgtgtgcccaatccatctccacttacgttcccgaatctcgatttctagcgccctttgatgacaccggcgatgtagttcctcattcgagatccaattgccaggccaccaagcgcggatgatattccgcaggcagcggtttacaaatacttgcagttttcgcgtcgttaccgcatatgtgcaccaagtttcgcacccgtacagcaatacggatttgacgtttgagttgaagattcggattttcgttcgtagagagatctggcgtgaccgccagatgtttcggagactcgcaaacgcaaatcgggcctttcttatccgggtttcgatgtcttttctggtaccaccatcaggcgttatctggctaccaagatactggaggACTTTATTTATCAACAGAAATTAAGCCGTATCCATTGTTTTATTCAACAGCTAGGTTAAGCGGTATTCATTGTTTTATTCAAGAGCTAGGATTACacatattttaatgtttttgtaccTTTTCTGATGCATTCTCATTTGTTACTACGAATTTTTGGTTCATATTGTATGagtttatgaatgaatttaGTGAAAATTGGATAAAATGAGACTTTCCTCGTCAACTCAGTGCTAAGCGGTGTtatgataggtctttcgacccgagtcggtatgGAAAGTCTCGATCGCagattcaaatattgtttatgCTTAACTTATCAACAATATTTACaacacaaccaaggggtccgttaccactggcttgggacaggtttgaatcATCTCGATTCCTttaaactgttcgaaacaaataaaaaattctggaaaggtACCTTAGTACCTTACACATGATTCCATATTtaccgagatactccggctggcttgaacccacaatccattgttcagttttcagctcgtttgatgccctgtcctacgCCCACTAGtccccaataatagagttaagctattttgaattcataatcaactagctgatcccatacgaactccgtaacgctttcaacttggaatatttaTGTCATAAACAGTTTGTGTATGaatgtcaattgccaagcattttccagatgcatttccGAATACATTGTTAAGcagtaattacaaaaatgttggACGGTCACTTTTTCTGTCATCTGCTACTTATTCGAAATCAGGAATTTGaccgtccaaaaaaaaaactcgtgtatgaattttcgtcttGATGCTATACAAACTcacgtaattattgcaaaaaacaaattctacagtttgttttgattaggtcgtatgaccCGCTTGAcgtatttcgagaaaatcactgttgaagttttgatacacattttcaattcttatattaaaaatatcgcTCTGAATTGTCTGAAAATTTCGTATGCGATGCAAAACAAGATGAGCAATACGCTCGTGTAATAAATACAAGTATAGATTTAATAGTTGCAGTAAACATGCACATACAATCTTTTGCATTATATATTTGGTTGAAACGTCGTTTTGCAGGTTGATAAATTTTCTCTCAAAACCTGATTTCATTTATCTGGAACTTTCCTGATTCCTGCTAACCTGCTTCAAGTACTAAAGTACCACGATTAATATTCTCATGGAGATCGGCACAATTACTGGCATGCGATTTGACGGAATTTTTTACTTTGCAATTTTAATGCACCTCAAAATAAAGCATTAACAAAAGAGGACTTACATTTGAACACTGGTATGTTATCAGGATCCCCGCGGGTGATATGCGCTCTACAGAATATCCGAATTGTGGACCGGGTAACTTATCCAGTGCCactgttatgaaaaaaaaaaatacgaagtcGAAAATTGAACAGCCATGAAAGAAACGTTTGATGAACTTACCTAGCAACAATAACGAAGAACTTTAGCTCAAAACACTTTCACATATCatttccgttcaaatttctcaatttttttttacactcaGCGTTGTGCTTTCTTCAAAAATGCATAAAGCCGCAAAAGTTACCTtgttgaaaagttatttttgcgacttttggttgcacGGCAATTCAATGCAGCACAAAACGTCgctaaaaccaaattgcactcgaaaattagaaagtcattatacgtcttaaattcaaatcaatttattaaagttatttattgttcgaataaaaccaaattttcaccCAACACAGAACACATATTcatcaatcgtttgcagccaaCAACTTAATTTTGCTTACGTTGGTTCATActacttaatcaaaacaaactctagaatttaacaatcatttcaaaaacaaatttaccaGTTAATATGATCcccttttttgttgttttacacaaatatttaaatcatgaatcaattgaccgtcccaactgaaaaaaaaagtttttgtaatgATCATTCCAATGGAACAAAAGTTGCTATCTGCTCGGTGATTCAGTCAAACCAATTTGACGTTTCATCTGGGTATatcaaataattatttgaaacaattaaCTTTTTCAATAGCAGTTGCATCCATGGCTGGGCCAGCGGTTGGCAGCTGTTTTCAGTATCTTTTTACGCGTcaaacgaaacaacatgtacttagatattttgttttctttttataccgtcaaacggggcatcatgcaacagcagggttagatacAATATTTGTGTACCATAacacttgaatttttattcttatataATATAACAAAACAAAGCTATCATTCactgataacaaaatgatgatgacatagtttctcacatagTGAGgtagttttttcaagtttttgattctcataggaaatttaaaaaattgagtaaaaGATGTACATATTTTCACATTATTCGATACGGTAAAAAACTTGTATCAAAACGACAGATTGGTTTAAAAATATCACCTacaaaactttatattgcttttgttATCCAATATCAGCACatttggtgtaaaaatatttttcggacaattacccaatttttttaaacaaataactttataattcatgttaccagtctgggctaaaatgcaaatcaaagatttacctttcaaatctcgtttccatattctggaatatgattgttttgttaGACGCGTTTGTTAGCTTCAAAATTCCATCCAtccattcattaatttttataatttcgattagtagaatttttgtagtattttttacccctaaatatatgcaacaCTCTTAtcattttccttaaaaacatttttgacttatcaatgttttaaaattgtaatcgaacaaaacaaaaaattaccgcATTTGGTGccccacttccatctgtaccgttgagccgtcaacacgtacgccggagcatcgtatcgttgctgtgtacctgcaggaacattttacattatttattttatccttacctgtttttcaatcagcacttttcagtgctaacattattttcttttattcatatttttctgttttctttccagcatggggaagtcatcggccggctcaagagccGTACGAAAACGGATTGCcaaacctaattcaggtccatcgcacaaaaaagttgaaatttccaattcattcgatgtccttcataacatcggtgatgaggaaacattcatatttagttctgataagagtactaagaaaccttcttcttcttatactcttaaaaacaaaaggttccaccaattcgGTTACGATTCcggacttcaatgcctttcggaaagaaatcgtcacttccgtcaaggaggTAAAGacttcttttcagatcggtcgaagggaaactgctcgtatattggcgtaatcttttaatgattttcaaaaatttttaaattatatgaataataaaaaacaccattttttacgtacgacactaaaagtgatcgtctatttaaagttgtacttcgtggtctcaccggcgatcagataccggatgagatcacaactgaattaaattctttgttaggtttttctccgattcaagtaattcaaatgaggaaaagaaccaacacgaataatatcagtagtgttggttttactcctgagctttatttgatccattttaaaaatgatcaggttaataatatgtaaattcttgaaaaggctcgtcttatgtttcattgtcgagtcaaatttgaatcttttcgaaaatcttcaaaaaattttctttaaaatattacgcaatgtcgtcgttgtcaagcattttgtcacggcactaaaaattgtagaatgagtGCCAGacgcatgttttgcggctcattcgatcatgaaaaatctaaatgcctttttggtggtgataaaccacaaacagaatttttcaagtgtgcgaattacgcaggtaatcattcctcgaattctgtCTGTCCCGTTACGGCAAAAATTATTgtctctaggaaaaatcccaaagtttccagaaaagtttcttctcctctttttcgtcttcacacgtcgggccggcaaaaaatctgcctgttcgcggtcagcctaggcctacattggaatcacgacttggtaatgctcgaagtgattttaatgttacctgtgctgattctgcgccacagacagAGTTTATCCTTCTCAGAGATGGTTGAAAATGAGTTGCCCTCtgcaggtttaactaataaaaatgggaaaaaccaAGTCttaacgttcatgcgaaggcttgggaaagtccccgaaattcaaattcaaatacctgttacgcttattttttatattttcgtgAGTTCAACCAAGTTTTTAGAGCTGTTTGTCCAAAGAGGTTGAAAAATGTTGaccaaaaactacaaaaattctaTGCAAAATCACAAAggaatttaaaaagatttctcACAAAATATCAAACTtgagtgaaatttttaaaaacgacAATTGGAAATcggtaaaatcaaaattttaattctaatgaaaaatgagataaagGCATGAAACGTTAAGGTCAGGTGTCATCTAAAATGAATAATTGGCCGAAATTCGACTTTCTGGTATTTGTTTTTCGGAACTCCGGTAAAGAATTGGCTAGTTACATAAATCACAAAGTTCTCAAAACCACATGTTACCATTTGAATGTTTATGAGACATTTTACGGTTAGTTTTTCACTAGGCTGGATCATAATTTCTTCTACTAGGGTGGTCTCTAGAATATAAAAAAGCACAAAAACGGAATAATGACTTGAAACGTGTTAAATGACAAAAGAtataaacaaaaaccaaaaagaaaaatttaaaaaaattaaaaatcttaaaataatgaCACTAGCCATtatcttagaaaaaattaaggaatacaaaattacatttaaaacagaaatttacaaaaacaaaaactacaaaaataacaaaccaaaaaaccaaaatttcaatatcACACACACCAGGTGTGTGATAGTGCACCATAGTGCGTTGgataaggccgatgacatagtaagagcgatgcgatgcgaattggcgaacgcggccaatgcgaactcgagcggcggaacaaattgacatctgcttcgccgcgttgagtatgtcaggtttaagcgattcacatacattttcatcaaatgtggttcgccgcattgaATCACGTTTGCCgtttcgcatcgcatcgcactcactatgtcatagGCCTAAGGCGGAGTCTTGTATTTTACGCGGAAAATTTTCAGATatgccaaattttgattataaaaagtTGTCATAAAGTAAGAAAGTTAATATAAGTTAACACCATTATAATTCCGatttatttgcttcaaattccGGTATTTTTCTTGATCCAATCCCTGAATTCTGATACCCTTACAAATCCCACCGCTTCGCCCTGTTCGCATCCATAGAAACTGACATAGCTGGTGAGCCCCACAAGAGTGGCATTGCTAGCAAGCACCAGAGGACCACCGGAATCTCCGAAACAAGCCGATTCCTTGTTGGGCCCTCGGGCACACACATTTTCCGGTCTTATCCCGTACGGTCCATGATCAAGCAGGCACTCCGATACGGGAATTATAACCATGGGTGCGTACTTCAGCGCTAACGGAATATCTCCGTGGTCGGATTCCACGCCGAAGCCGGCTACAAACGCGTCCGCTTTCGCATACGATATTGGTCCCGAAGCCATTATCACCGGTTTAATCCGATCGTTGAAGGGAACCTTTCGAGGAGTTTTGATTACCGCGATATCGTTCGAAAGTGTCCCATCAGCGTACTTGGGATGCCTGATGAAGACGGTGCTAAACATCACTACTCGACTATCGAAGAGCTCAACCAATCCGAAGGCTAGCCGAATACGCTGAGCCTGTTCAACGCAATGACCTGCGGTTAGTACCCAGCGGTCCGAGATAAGATTTCCTCCACATAGCGCCTGGTTGTCAGAGTTAGCACGATAGATCACCACCAATACGTAGTACGGGAATTGACCGACGGCAGCGTCCTGTCCAAGAACAACACGGCTTGAGTCTTTTACAGCAGTGTTTGGCTTACAAAGGACACACGCAGTAGCGCTCAGCAGCAGAAATAAGGTTTTCGAAGCGATCATTCCGCGACCGTTGCTGTGAATGCTTCAATCAATTTCGAGTAATCTTTTTCCAACCATTTTTATACGACGAGTTCCAACGTTTTGGTTGAGcaactttttggaaatattaTCTGGACAGGTACCTACTCTCCAAAAATGTGAACAACTTGTTTGGTCGAAAAAAATAGCGATAAATCAAGATTTGGTTTCACAGAACTGGCTGTGAAGAACTCCaaaatgatatttaattttttttattatatttgcaGTACGACAATGAAAATGTTCTTTTGGTTTATTGAGGGCCTTCAATTTTCATTAGAGTTATAATAAAAAGATTATTAATCTTTGATTGCTTCTACTCCTAGATTTATACACCACTTTATAACTTTCCTctattgacaaattttcaaaactcgaCCAATAAGAAGAActaaataatttccacgcagaaaaTTTTTCGCACTGACGCATACATAGACAATCGAGACAGTTTTTCAAATAAGCCGTTGTctgcttctgattttcgaatcacatttccaaaagGCATAATCGTTGttgttttgaacgaaaattaaattattatgaaatgcaaaccaaggagtttaataacgaaaattaatcgacctacatatgaaaaaaacgaagagaaaacagaatgcattctgtacattccggtaccaaaatttaagttcaacaaacaaatcaagcattattcgggcgtttttcgaattactaaaaataagctaaaatttaagaaatgacATACCAGTCGCAATTATGCTTATTCAATTTCATCTAAAGATGTAAAGCatatcgatatgtgtcattgtcATTGTATACGTCAgtgagcagattttactgcgcgcaaaGCATTTGTACGGGGGTCTACGACGGCAACGGTTTGtataaatgttgattttttggtagaaataacAGAGCTCTGATGTTCGTCCTTTTTTGTTATACTCTCTTTTCAACTTCTACCACATGATTGTTTACATGAAGTGAGTATTAGTGAGTGTGAGATttttatctgtcaaatcagattctcgcAGAAGTCTAAAAATTCAAGCAATTGACAATATAAACCTCCCGTCCATTTaggagaaaaacatgattacttaaaaaccaccgctcaatgggtccaaagtagggcaattAACCCTATCTAGTGTAAAAACTATCATTTTGAAAGAGCGAGAAAGGGGGTGGGGTTGCTGCAAACTACCGcttctccttcaatttgatCTATTTGAACTAATTCAGaggtatttttcattttaaaaagttaataatttgaacaGAAATTATCAATTTCTTAACCCATTTTCTATGTGAATTTATTCCGATATCTTTTGATTCAACCTCAACCAAATAAtactctattttttaaatagtagaacattttaagaaacttttcaattatcTATTTATTCTAAACTTCTTCATATCAGCGCAAGGTCAACACAGCGAAATTTTATTGGTTCTAATTTTGCAACTATACGTTCGAAAAAGGAATATTTGagataagtttttgataaaaaaaatgcttagaacttaaaactgattttaaaaccttgatattttttcaaatttttgttttgtttttctgaaaAGTTATTTGGAAACATCGTGTTGTTCTTGTAAAttctgaaattattttctcaTTGTGTATTGTGGTCTAACAATTCTatatttgaatcataattttattctgaaataaaatattgaaataagatTCTAAACTCTGAAGCTTTTGGATCAATACTTCCAATGATTTGCTGTTGAATTTCAAGCTATTATCCCAACTTTATTTGATCTGAAACGaataatatcaaatttgaactCATCGTTTCGAATTGTAACAAATTGGAATAAAGAGTGTATGACTAAAgcgaatttttttatgtttattcctTAAAGGACACGTTATTCCCTACTATCAaaccaatttcaaaaaaaattatcaaaaaatcatgaaacgaaggatCAATTTCCGATAgcttaagataaaaaaattcgcatttttccaaggtgcaaaaaatttaagagcCGATTTTGACTGATTCGGGAGTACTGAATccaaaaaacattcaaacagcTCTCGATTCGGAGATTCAAGGCTTAAATttgaaagtaaataaaaatttatttctcgcgtgagctgtCATTACGtcgtaaaaaaacaaaacgtaaacaaacagatttatcacaaaaaaaactgacataaactagtcgcaacttttcTCCATTTAGATTACCTATTTTtagtctggacaacatattctatatgtgaaatagaaattttaaagttgttttgacaactttgatgcaattttctgtgaattcttaagatgatGAGATGAGATTTCATTACGCCCACgcgaaatttaacaaatttttgcacatttttgaaaaacctgtTACATAAGTTTTGTTGTTGAGTATTTTTCCCAGAATTACGGAAATCCAGGAATTTGACAAACCAAACCAATCatagatattttcaaaaccagAAGTTTTtaatcttcaacaaagttgtaaaataaactcaattttttcatatcaaaatgttgtaaaataaatttaaatctttcatattttaaacttttgaacaCCCTTTTGTAACGTCGGAAATGAAAGAGCATTTTAcctctgaaaataaaatatcgaGGCAAAAAGGAGATCCTTCGGGTGAAATagttgtctcaacttaggctttaagaaaatcaaccataaaaaacaatcggctagtgatgaagaaagttattgatgaaaatccAGTGTTTTTTGTTCCtaccgggcaaaataccttaaaattttattcacgtttgagactcgaGCAACCCCTCCCTAGGGTAAGATCTtcatgaaatttggcatgtgaccttctggttagctaataaataattttgacttggagcgagtgagatttatcatgtttcattcatcctatactatgataagtgtactgcggttcgttagaTTATTATAACTACAAAAagtactgttatggtaaagtagccttAACTTCTTTAATTTCTAACTGATTTCGATAAATAACCccttaaaattttggttttaaattggCAATCAAGCgcagaagaaaatcagattttttaaatgctaccattgactcaaaaagtttcgctgaAACATaactttctctaaaaaaaatgcgtttttttttaattttttctaccataaagtcacttatatcaacattatttatttacatagtattccgtctcacgacataacttgacgaacataattcctaaaattcactcggttcatagcaaccgttctccaatttctcgggcaccccacgttcgccagatcacgctccacttggtctaaccacctcgctcgttgcgcccccgctcgtcttgttcctaccggattcgtagcgaacacctgttttgcaggacagtcgtccggcattctcgcaacatgtccagcccagcgtatccggccagctttcaccaccttctggatactgggttcgccgtagagtcgcgcgagctcgtggttcatccttcgcctccacactccgttctcctgtacgccgccaaagatggttcttaacactcgtcgctcgaatactccgagtgtacgcaggtcctcctcgagcaatatccatgtctcgtgcccgtagagaacaaccggtctaataagcgtcatatacaggttacacttcgtacgagggcaaagtcttctcgaccgcagttgcttgtggagtccatagtaggcacgacttccgctgataattcgcctccggatctcacggctggtgtcattgtctgcggtcaccagtgagccgagatagacaaagtcttcgactatctccagctcgtcgccgtcgatcatgaccttgttattactggacaagcgagttcggtcggtctcggatccgcaggccagcatgtacttcgtcttggacgtattaatcatcaacccaatccttcctgcttcgcgtttcagtttgcggtagatctcctccaccgccgcagatgatctgccgactatatcaatgtcatcggcaaagcagataagttgactggatctgttgaaaatcgtgccccgcatttcgcccaccgctcgtcgaataacaccttctagcgccacgttgaacatcatgcaggatagaccatcaccttgtcgaagccccctgcgcgattcgaatgaactcgacaattcacccgaaatccgcacacagcactgcgttccatccatcgtcgccttgatcaacaatactgttgatcatacgcaaaaacagtgttcaaatgatcgacgggaaatttattcacctttaatatgcaaaagagggattgcAAATTACTgctatgccgtccgagatattttaatctaagtacatgaacttttttttatttttccgaaatttcatatttggagcataacttaaaaacggtcctacagagatttttttgaatttcattttcggattcagcgcccgatttcacatttaaaatattggtcagtcaatcaagttcccgattttttttaaaattttgtgaacttGTGTAATCAGTGTTTAGTTTTATTCGAAGTTTATTGGTTAATCATCTATTGATGACTGATTTCAGTGAAGAAGGTGAATTTCGATGATTATAATTCATTTTCGAGTTtcagaacaaattgtttttttttgtttgtttttctttttttttcaaattcatatatttcgtttttaattttgaaatcaaaattttgtttcaatattttgattcgGATTTTGGCTTCTTGATTTCCATCCGATTTCGAAAATATTGTTAACAACAAAAAACCTTGTAAgcaactttaataaaaaaaattggcagctctgataattttttatggttatttgttttgattggctCAAAATATATTTAAGGAACCAGAACAATTGCTGGAAAGTGCAAACAAAGCTCTTTTTCtcgatttaaaaatgtttcaaaataaacatctaACAtggaatgttatttttttggtGCGTGAGTTAAATGGCCTTCTTTACGCTCACTTCCAAATTCACATGTTCCCCGAAGTATctttgatcagtttttttaagCCATACTCGTTCAATgtatgctatttttttttgttctccgagtggatttttt
This sequence is a window from Uranotaenia lowii strain MFRU-FL chromosome 3, ASM2978415v1, whole genome shotgun sequence. Protein-coding genes within it:
- the LOC129757615 gene encoding collagenase-like, producing MIASKTLFLLLSATACVLCKPNTAVKDSSRVVLGQDAAVGQFPYYVLVVIYRANSDNQALCGGNLISDRWVLTAGHCVEQAQRIRLAFGLVELFDSRVVMFSTVFIRHPKYADGTLSNDIAVIKTPRKVPFNDRIKPVIMASGPISYAKADAFVAGFGVESDHGDIPLALKYAPMVIIPVSECLLDHGPYGIRPENVCARGPNKESACFGDSGGPLVLASNATLVGLTSYVSFYGCEQGEAVGFVRVSEFRDWIKKNTGI